A portion of the Gasterosteus aculeatus chromosome 12, fGasAcu3.hap1.1, whole genome shotgun sequence genome contains these proteins:
- the marchf7 gene encoding E3 ubiquitin-protein ligase MARCHF7 isoform X5, producing MDSRSRRIPSCLASSRTSCTSSPAVSSSSLGSSRLYSRESTLNNDRVPRASSAYKSELDPQRYRLLSSSRDYGSSGNWKLPPSLASSSRAYDRQWAESSLSSRSKLTDTEGRLGMRSGLLNVSDDGESKRAKLSYSNRALYSRTTSCSCTGSAYSTSGLRSGRDTGGKQSDACSCRLLSRPSASSSNPLLARRELETKNESSLSGLGERRVRTPGSAPSLYQSSRVTSTYAQGARPKESAYYPSFSSSLSSSSAARESSLNRHLSSPPSHCLSPPARDYSNRTASRFLSGSSSAQPPLGQRRNAVSSSSISSSYSSHTSRYATPLPRPEAALPPRPAPEGGESEGRSSTRSLLSRLFSRRSSQDSSSGSSSVRSLDDDSSPSTGGESLDSDDGPSAEPEATSGGRGNRRADLAPIKENNEGYRGGLAQARTASWREPGVGSTSNDSSSRSSGGGGRGGSGSYSWLSSSLRCHCPPLLSRLRRHARDDSGHPGEGAEEGRPQRLLRRWDDLEHKATQEDDNDEEEEDDEDEEDEAEGAVGLEVFGAGRPSRQRDETLSELQDASAAFSARSRVGVYDGVLGSRGPPGAAESRPEKPVSTTDQEKLRKIKERLLLEDSDEDEGDLCRICQMGRESASNPLIQPCRCTGSLLHVHQDCIQRWLRSKIGSGTNLEAITTCELCKEKLRLNIDNFDIQELYRTHVQSEYNDFISSGLYLVVLLHFCEQRFSDVLGAVDAAGLFNLVSILHEHMDDLEIPHGESDEEIRDNRPSIDFSDLDDDLEDEY from the exons ATGGACTCCAGGTCTCGCAGGATTCCTTCCTGTCTGGCCAGCTCAAGGACGTCCTGCACATCCAGCCCAGCagtctcctcttcatcactgGGATCCAGCAGGCTGTACAGTAGGGAGAGCACGCTGAATAATGACCGCGTTCCAAGGGCGTCATCGGCTTACAAGTCAGAGCTGGACCCCCAG CGCTATCGTCTCCTGAGCTCGTCCAGAGACTATGGCAGTTCCGGCAACTGGAAGTTGCCGCCCTCCCTGGCGTCCTCCAGCAGAGCTTATGACCGCCAGTGGGCCGAGtcgtctctcagcagcaggagcaAACTG ACTGATACCGAGGGGAGGTTGGGAATGCGCTCCGGTCTGTTGAACGTCAGTGATGATGGCGAGTCTAAACGAGCCAAGCTGTCGTACAGCAACCGAGCACTGTACTCGAGAACCACCAGCTGCTCCTGTACAGGATCCGCCTATTCCACATCTGGCCTCAGGAGCGGAAGAG ATACGGGGGGAAAGCAAAGCGACGCTTGTTCCTGCCGTTTACTCTCACGGCCGTCAGCGTCATCCTCAAATCCGCTTTTGGCGAGAAGAGAGCTGGAGACGAAGAACGAGTCCAGTCTCTCAGGTTTGGGAGAAAGAAGGGTCAGGACTCCTGGATCTGCTCCCTCTTTGT ATCAGAGCAGCAGGGTGACCTCGACCTATGCACAGGGAGCTCGGCCCAAAGAGTCCGCCTACTatccctccttttcttcctctttgtcgtcctcctccgccgccagaGAAAGCTCCCTGAATCgccatctctcctctcccccctctcactGCCTTTCTCCCCCTGCGCGCGACTACAGCAACAGAACCGCATCCCGCTTCCTGAGCGGCTCATCCAGCGCCCAGCCACCTCTGGGGCAGAGGAGGAACGCCGTCTCCTCCTCAAGTATCTCCTCCTCTTATAGCTCGCACACCTCCCGGTACGCCACGCCGCTGCCAAGACCGGAGGCAGCGCTCCCGCCTAGGCCGGCGCCCGAAGGCGGAGAGTCAGAGGGCCGCAGCTCCACTCGAAGCCTTTTGTCCCGCCTCTTCTCGCGGCGCTCCAGCCAAGACTCCTCCAGTGGGTCTTCCAGCGTGCGCTCCCTCGACGACGACAGCAGCCCGTCAACCGGCGGCGAGTCCTTGGACAGCGACGACGGGCCCAGCGCGGAGCCCGAGGCGACCTCGGGTGGCCGCGGGAATCGAAGAGCAGACCTTGCGCCAATCAAGGAGAACAACGAGGGATACCGCGGCGGCCTGGCTCAGGCAAGAACGGCATCGTGGAGGGAGCCTGGCGTCGGCAGCACTAGTAACgacagcagcagccgcagcagcggcggcggcggccgaggAGGAAGCGGCAGCTACTCCTggctgtcctcctccctccgttGCCActgccctcccctcctctcccgccTCAGAAGACACGCTCGGGACGACAGCGGGCACCCCGGCGAAGGCGCAGAAGAAGGCCGCCCGCAGCGTTTACTGAGAAGGTGGGATGACCTTGAGCATAAAGCAACACAGGAAGACGAcaacgatgaggaggaggaggatgatgaggacgaggaagatGAAGCCGAAGGAGCCGTTGGTCTTGAGGTCTTTGGCGCGGGTCGTCCCTCCAGACAGAGGGATGAGACGTTGTCCGAACTCCAAGATGCCTCAGCCGCATTTTCGGCACGCAGCAGAGTCGGCGTATACGACGGCGTTTTGGGTTCTCGGGGTCCaccaggtgctgctgagagcCGGCCGGAGAAACCCGTTTCCACTACGGATCAGGAGAAGCTGCGCAAGATCAAGGAGAG ACTGCTGCTGGAGGATTCTGACGAGGACGAAGGCGACCTGTGCCGAATCTGCCAGATGGGGCGGGAATCCGCTTCCAACCCCCTGATTCAGCCGTGCCGCTGCACGGGCAGCCTGCTGCACGTCCACCAGGACTGCATCCAGAGGTGGCTTCGCTCCAAAATCGGCTCTG GCACAAACCTTGAGGCCATCACAACATGTGAACTCTGCAAGGAGAAACTGCGTTTGAACATAGACAACTTTGACATCCAGGAGTTATACAGGACCCACGTGCAA TCGGAATACAATGATTTCATCAGCAGCGGCCTTtacctggtggtgctgctgcattTCTGTGAGCAGAGGTTCTCCGATGTCCTGGGTGCAGTCGACGCTGCTGGG TTATTCAACCTGGTGAGCATTCTTCATGAACACATGGACGATCTTGAAA TTCCCCACGGGGAAAGCGACGAGGAGATACGAGACAACAGACCATCCATTGACTTCTCTGACCTGGACGACGATCTCGAAGACGAGTACTAA
- the marchf7 gene encoding E3 ubiquitin-protein ligase MARCHF7 isoform X4, translating into MGNSHWTTTCAHESVMDSRSRRIPSCLASSRTSCTSSPAVSSSSLGSSRLYSRESTLNNDRVPRASSAYKSELDPQRYRLLSSSRDYGSSGNWKLPPSLASSSRAYDRQWAESSLSSRSKLTDTEGRLGMRSGLLNVSDDGESKRAKLSYSNRALYSRTTSCSCTGSAYSTSGLRSGRDTGGKQSDACSCRLLSRPSASSSNPLLARRELETKNESSLSGLGERRVRTPGSAPSLYQSSRVTSTYAQGARPKESAYYPSFSSSLSSSSAARESSLNRHLSSPPSHCLSPPARDYSNRTASRFLSGSSSAQPPLGQRRNAVSSSSISSSYSSHTSRYATPLPRPEAALPPRPAPEGGESEGRSSTRSLLSRLFSRRSSQDSSSGSSSVRSLDDDSSPSTGGESLDSDDGPSAEPEATSGGRGNRRADLAPIKENNEGYRGGLAQARTASWREPGVGSTSNDSSSRSSGGGGRGGSGSYSWLSSSLRCHCPPLLSRLRRHARDDSGHPGEGAEEGRPQRLLRRWDDLEHKATQEDDNDEEEEDDEDEEDEAEGAVGLEVFGAGRPSRQRDETLSELQDASAAFSARSRVGVYDGVLGSRGPPGAAESRPEKPVSTTDQEKLRKIKERLLLEDSDEDEGDLCRICQMGRESASNPLIQPCRCTGSLLHVHQDCIQRWLRSKIGSGTNLEAITTCELCKEKLRLNIDNFDIQELYRTHVQSEYNDFISSGLYLVVLLHFCEQRFSDVLGAVDAAGFPTGKATRRYETTDHPLTSLTWTTISKTSTNCG; encoded by the exons ATGGGAAATTCCCACTGGACAACAACCTGTGCTCA TGAATCCGTGATGGACTCCAGGTCTCGCAGGATTCCTTCCTGTCTGGCCAGCTCAAGGACGTCCTGCACATCCAGCCCAGCagtctcctcttcatcactgGGATCCAGCAGGCTGTACAGTAGGGAGAGCACGCTGAATAATGACCGCGTTCCAAGGGCGTCATCGGCTTACAAGTCAGAGCTGGACCCCCAG CGCTATCGTCTCCTGAGCTCGTCCAGAGACTATGGCAGTTCCGGCAACTGGAAGTTGCCGCCCTCCCTGGCGTCCTCCAGCAGAGCTTATGACCGCCAGTGGGCCGAGtcgtctctcagcagcaggagcaAACTG ACTGATACCGAGGGGAGGTTGGGAATGCGCTCCGGTCTGTTGAACGTCAGTGATGATGGCGAGTCTAAACGAGCCAAGCTGTCGTACAGCAACCGAGCACTGTACTCGAGAACCACCAGCTGCTCCTGTACAGGATCCGCCTATTCCACATCTGGCCTCAGGAGCGGAAGAG ATACGGGGGGAAAGCAAAGCGACGCTTGTTCCTGCCGTTTACTCTCACGGCCGTCAGCGTCATCCTCAAATCCGCTTTTGGCGAGAAGAGAGCTGGAGACGAAGAACGAGTCCAGTCTCTCAGGTTTGGGAGAAAGAAGGGTCAGGACTCCTGGATCTGCTCCCTCTTTGT ATCAGAGCAGCAGGGTGACCTCGACCTATGCACAGGGAGCTCGGCCCAAAGAGTCCGCCTACTatccctccttttcttcctctttgtcgtcctcctccgccgccagaGAAAGCTCCCTGAATCgccatctctcctctcccccctctcactGCCTTTCTCCCCCTGCGCGCGACTACAGCAACAGAACCGCATCCCGCTTCCTGAGCGGCTCATCCAGCGCCCAGCCACCTCTGGGGCAGAGGAGGAACGCCGTCTCCTCCTCAAGTATCTCCTCCTCTTATAGCTCGCACACCTCCCGGTACGCCACGCCGCTGCCAAGACCGGAGGCAGCGCTCCCGCCTAGGCCGGCGCCCGAAGGCGGAGAGTCAGAGGGCCGCAGCTCCACTCGAAGCCTTTTGTCCCGCCTCTTCTCGCGGCGCTCCAGCCAAGACTCCTCCAGTGGGTCTTCCAGCGTGCGCTCCCTCGACGACGACAGCAGCCCGTCAACCGGCGGCGAGTCCTTGGACAGCGACGACGGGCCCAGCGCGGAGCCCGAGGCGACCTCGGGTGGCCGCGGGAATCGAAGAGCAGACCTTGCGCCAATCAAGGAGAACAACGAGGGATACCGCGGCGGCCTGGCTCAGGCAAGAACGGCATCGTGGAGGGAGCCTGGCGTCGGCAGCACTAGTAACgacagcagcagccgcagcagcggcggcggcggccgaggAGGAAGCGGCAGCTACTCCTggctgtcctcctccctccgttGCCActgccctcccctcctctcccgccTCAGAAGACACGCTCGGGACGACAGCGGGCACCCCGGCGAAGGCGCAGAAGAAGGCCGCCCGCAGCGTTTACTGAGAAGGTGGGATGACCTTGAGCATAAAGCAACACAGGAAGACGAcaacgatgaggaggaggaggatgatgaggacgaggaagatGAAGCCGAAGGAGCCGTTGGTCTTGAGGTCTTTGGCGCGGGTCGTCCCTCCAGACAGAGGGATGAGACGTTGTCCGAACTCCAAGATGCCTCAGCCGCATTTTCGGCACGCAGCAGAGTCGGCGTATACGACGGCGTTTTGGGTTCTCGGGGTCCaccaggtgctgctgagagcCGGCCGGAGAAACCCGTTTCCACTACGGATCAGGAGAAGCTGCGCAAGATCAAGGAGAG ACTGCTGCTGGAGGATTCTGACGAGGACGAAGGCGACCTGTGCCGAATCTGCCAGATGGGGCGGGAATCCGCTTCCAACCCCCTGATTCAGCCGTGCCGCTGCACGGGCAGCCTGCTGCACGTCCACCAGGACTGCATCCAGAGGTGGCTTCGCTCCAAAATCGGCTCTG GCACAAACCTTGAGGCCATCACAACATGTGAACTCTGCAAGGAGAAACTGCGTTTGAACATAGACAACTTTGACATCCAGGAGTTATACAGGACCCACGTGCAA TCGGAATACAATGATTTCATCAGCAGCGGCCTTtacctggtggtgctgctgcattTCTGTGAGCAGAGGTTCTCCGATGTCCTGGGTGCAGTCGACGCTGCTGGG TTCCCCACGGGGAAAGCGACGAGGAGATACGAGACAACAGACCATCCATTGACTTCTCTGACCTGGACGACGATCTCGAAGACGAGTACTAATTGTGGGTAA
- the marchf7 gene encoding E3 ubiquitin-protein ligase MARCHF7 isoform X6, translated as MDSRSRRIPSCLASSRTSCTSSPAVSSSSLGSSRLYSRESTLNNDRVPRASSAYKSELDPQRYRLLSSSRDYGSSGNWKLPPSLASSSRAYDRQWAESSLSSRSKLTDTEGRLGMRSGLLNVSDDGESKRAKLSYSNRALYSRTTSCSCTGSAYSTSGLRSGRDTGGKQSDACSCRLLSRPSASSSNPLLARRELETKNESSLSGLGERRVRTPGSAPSLYQSSRVTSTYAQGARPKESAYYPSFSSSLSSSSAARESSLNRHLSSPPSHCLSPPARDYSNRTASRFLSGSSSAQPPLGQRRNAVSSSSISSSYSSHTSRYATPLPRPEAALPPRPAPEGGESEGRSSTRSLLSRLFSRRSSQDSSSGSSSVRSLDDDSSPSTGGESLDSDDGPSAEPEATSGGRGNRRADLAPIKENNEGYRGGLAQARTASWREPGVGSTSNDSSSRSSGGGGRGGSGSYSWLSSSLRCHCPPLLSRLRRHARDDSGHPGEGAEEGRPQRLLRRWDDLEHKATQEDDNDEEEEDDEDEEDEAEGAVGLEVFGAGRPSRQRDETLSELQDASAAFSARSRVGVYDGVLGSRGPPGAAESRPEKPVSTTDQEKLRKIKERLLLEDSDEDEGDLCRICQMGRESASNPLIQPCRCTGSLLHVHQDCIQRWLRSKIGSGTNLEAITTCELCKEKLRLNIDNFDIQELYRTHVQSEYNDFISSGLYLVVLLHFCEQRFSDVLGAVDAAGFPTGKATRRYETTDHPLTSLTWTTISKTSTNCG; from the exons ATGGACTCCAGGTCTCGCAGGATTCCTTCCTGTCTGGCCAGCTCAAGGACGTCCTGCACATCCAGCCCAGCagtctcctcttcatcactgGGATCCAGCAGGCTGTACAGTAGGGAGAGCACGCTGAATAATGACCGCGTTCCAAGGGCGTCATCGGCTTACAAGTCAGAGCTGGACCCCCAG CGCTATCGTCTCCTGAGCTCGTCCAGAGACTATGGCAGTTCCGGCAACTGGAAGTTGCCGCCCTCCCTGGCGTCCTCCAGCAGAGCTTATGACCGCCAGTGGGCCGAGtcgtctctcagcagcaggagcaAACTG ACTGATACCGAGGGGAGGTTGGGAATGCGCTCCGGTCTGTTGAACGTCAGTGATGATGGCGAGTCTAAACGAGCCAAGCTGTCGTACAGCAACCGAGCACTGTACTCGAGAACCACCAGCTGCTCCTGTACAGGATCCGCCTATTCCACATCTGGCCTCAGGAGCGGAAGAG ATACGGGGGGAAAGCAAAGCGACGCTTGTTCCTGCCGTTTACTCTCACGGCCGTCAGCGTCATCCTCAAATCCGCTTTTGGCGAGAAGAGAGCTGGAGACGAAGAACGAGTCCAGTCTCTCAGGTTTGGGAGAAAGAAGGGTCAGGACTCCTGGATCTGCTCCCTCTTTGT ATCAGAGCAGCAGGGTGACCTCGACCTATGCACAGGGAGCTCGGCCCAAAGAGTCCGCCTACTatccctccttttcttcctctttgtcgtcctcctccgccgccagaGAAAGCTCCCTGAATCgccatctctcctctcccccctctcactGCCTTTCTCCCCCTGCGCGCGACTACAGCAACAGAACCGCATCCCGCTTCCTGAGCGGCTCATCCAGCGCCCAGCCACCTCTGGGGCAGAGGAGGAACGCCGTCTCCTCCTCAAGTATCTCCTCCTCTTATAGCTCGCACACCTCCCGGTACGCCACGCCGCTGCCAAGACCGGAGGCAGCGCTCCCGCCTAGGCCGGCGCCCGAAGGCGGAGAGTCAGAGGGCCGCAGCTCCACTCGAAGCCTTTTGTCCCGCCTCTTCTCGCGGCGCTCCAGCCAAGACTCCTCCAGTGGGTCTTCCAGCGTGCGCTCCCTCGACGACGACAGCAGCCCGTCAACCGGCGGCGAGTCCTTGGACAGCGACGACGGGCCCAGCGCGGAGCCCGAGGCGACCTCGGGTGGCCGCGGGAATCGAAGAGCAGACCTTGCGCCAATCAAGGAGAACAACGAGGGATACCGCGGCGGCCTGGCTCAGGCAAGAACGGCATCGTGGAGGGAGCCTGGCGTCGGCAGCACTAGTAACgacagcagcagccgcagcagcggcggcggcggccgaggAGGAAGCGGCAGCTACTCCTggctgtcctcctccctccgttGCCActgccctcccctcctctcccgccTCAGAAGACACGCTCGGGACGACAGCGGGCACCCCGGCGAAGGCGCAGAAGAAGGCCGCCCGCAGCGTTTACTGAGAAGGTGGGATGACCTTGAGCATAAAGCAACACAGGAAGACGAcaacgatgaggaggaggaggatgatgaggacgaggaagatGAAGCCGAAGGAGCCGTTGGTCTTGAGGTCTTTGGCGCGGGTCGTCCCTCCAGACAGAGGGATGAGACGTTGTCCGAACTCCAAGATGCCTCAGCCGCATTTTCGGCACGCAGCAGAGTCGGCGTATACGACGGCGTTTTGGGTTCTCGGGGTCCaccaggtgctgctgagagcCGGCCGGAGAAACCCGTTTCCACTACGGATCAGGAGAAGCTGCGCAAGATCAAGGAGAG ACTGCTGCTGGAGGATTCTGACGAGGACGAAGGCGACCTGTGCCGAATCTGCCAGATGGGGCGGGAATCCGCTTCCAACCCCCTGATTCAGCCGTGCCGCTGCACGGGCAGCCTGCTGCACGTCCACCAGGACTGCATCCAGAGGTGGCTTCGCTCCAAAATCGGCTCTG GCACAAACCTTGAGGCCATCACAACATGTGAACTCTGCAAGGAGAAACTGCGTTTGAACATAGACAACTTTGACATCCAGGAGTTATACAGGACCCACGTGCAA TCGGAATACAATGATTTCATCAGCAGCGGCCTTtacctggtggtgctgctgcattTCTGTGAGCAGAGGTTCTCCGATGTCCTGGGTGCAGTCGACGCTGCTGGG TTCCCCACGGGGAAAGCGACGAGGAGATACGAGACAACAGACCATCCATTGACTTCTCTGACCTGGACGACGATCTCGAAGACGAGTACTAATTGTGGGTAA
- the marchf7 gene encoding E3 ubiquitin-protein ligase MARCHF7 isoform X2, producing the protein MGNSHWTTTCAHESVMDSRSRRIPSCLASSRTSCTSSPAVSSSSLGSSRLYSRESTLNNDRVPRASSAYKSELDPQRYRLLSSSRDYGSSGNWKLPPSLASSSRAYDRQWAESSLSSRSKLTDTEGRLGMRSGLLNVSDDGESKRAKLSYSNRALYSRTTSCSCTGSAYSTSGLRSGRDTGGKQSDACSCRLLSRPSASSSNPLLARRELETKNESSLSGLGERRVRTPGSAPSLYQSSRVTSTYAQGARPKESAYYPSFSSSLSSSSAARESSLNRHLSSPPSHCLSPPARDYSNRTASRFLSGSSSAQPPLGQRRNAVSSSSISSSYSSHTSRYATPLPRPEAALPPRPAPEGGESEGRSSTRSLLSRLFSRRSSQDSSSGSSSVRSLDDDSSPSTGGESLDSDDGPSAEPEATSGGRGNRRADLAPIKENNEGYRGGLAQARTASWREPGVGSTSNDSSSRSSGGGGRGGSGSYSWLSSSLRCHCPPLLSRLRRHARDDSGHPGEGAEEGRPQRLLRRWDDLEHKATQEDDNDEEEEDDEDEEDEAEGAVGLEVFGAGRPSRQRDETLSELQDASAAFSARSRVGVYDGVLGSRGPPGAAESRPEKPVSTTDQEKLRKIKERLLLEDSDEDEGDLCRICQMGRESASNPLIQPCRCTGSLLHVHQDCIQRWLRSKIGSGTNLEAITTCELCKEKLRLNIDNFDIQELYRTHVQSEYNDFISSGLYLVVLLHFCEQRFSDVLGAVDAAGLFNLVSILHEHMDDLEIPHGESDEEIRDNRPSIDFSDLDDDLEDEY; encoded by the exons ATGGGAAATTCCCACTGGACAACAACCTGTGCTCA TGAATCCGTGATGGACTCCAGGTCTCGCAGGATTCCTTCCTGTCTGGCCAGCTCAAGGACGTCCTGCACATCCAGCCCAGCagtctcctcttcatcactgGGATCCAGCAGGCTGTACAGTAGGGAGAGCACGCTGAATAATGACCGCGTTCCAAGGGCGTCATCGGCTTACAAGTCAGAGCTGGACCCCCAG CGCTATCGTCTCCTGAGCTCGTCCAGAGACTATGGCAGTTCCGGCAACTGGAAGTTGCCGCCCTCCCTGGCGTCCTCCAGCAGAGCTTATGACCGCCAGTGGGCCGAGtcgtctctcagcagcaggagcaAACTG ACTGATACCGAGGGGAGGTTGGGAATGCGCTCCGGTCTGTTGAACGTCAGTGATGATGGCGAGTCTAAACGAGCCAAGCTGTCGTACAGCAACCGAGCACTGTACTCGAGAACCACCAGCTGCTCCTGTACAGGATCCGCCTATTCCACATCTGGCCTCAGGAGCGGAAGAG ATACGGGGGGAAAGCAAAGCGACGCTTGTTCCTGCCGTTTACTCTCACGGCCGTCAGCGTCATCCTCAAATCCGCTTTTGGCGAGAAGAGAGCTGGAGACGAAGAACGAGTCCAGTCTCTCAGGTTTGGGAGAAAGAAGGGTCAGGACTCCTGGATCTGCTCCCTCTTTGT ATCAGAGCAGCAGGGTGACCTCGACCTATGCACAGGGAGCTCGGCCCAAAGAGTCCGCCTACTatccctccttttcttcctctttgtcgtcctcctccgccgccagaGAAAGCTCCCTGAATCgccatctctcctctcccccctctcactGCCTTTCTCCCCCTGCGCGCGACTACAGCAACAGAACCGCATCCCGCTTCCTGAGCGGCTCATCCAGCGCCCAGCCACCTCTGGGGCAGAGGAGGAACGCCGTCTCCTCCTCAAGTATCTCCTCCTCTTATAGCTCGCACACCTCCCGGTACGCCACGCCGCTGCCAAGACCGGAGGCAGCGCTCCCGCCTAGGCCGGCGCCCGAAGGCGGAGAGTCAGAGGGCCGCAGCTCCACTCGAAGCCTTTTGTCCCGCCTCTTCTCGCGGCGCTCCAGCCAAGACTCCTCCAGTGGGTCTTCCAGCGTGCGCTCCCTCGACGACGACAGCAGCCCGTCAACCGGCGGCGAGTCCTTGGACAGCGACGACGGGCCCAGCGCGGAGCCCGAGGCGACCTCGGGTGGCCGCGGGAATCGAAGAGCAGACCTTGCGCCAATCAAGGAGAACAACGAGGGATACCGCGGCGGCCTGGCTCAGGCAAGAACGGCATCGTGGAGGGAGCCTGGCGTCGGCAGCACTAGTAACgacagcagcagccgcagcagcggcggcggcggccgaggAGGAAGCGGCAGCTACTCCTggctgtcctcctccctccgttGCCActgccctcccctcctctcccgccTCAGAAGACACGCTCGGGACGACAGCGGGCACCCCGGCGAAGGCGCAGAAGAAGGCCGCCCGCAGCGTTTACTGAGAAGGTGGGATGACCTTGAGCATAAAGCAACACAGGAAGACGAcaacgatgaggaggaggaggatgatgaggacgaggaagatGAAGCCGAAGGAGCCGTTGGTCTTGAGGTCTTTGGCGCGGGTCGTCCCTCCAGACAGAGGGATGAGACGTTGTCCGAACTCCAAGATGCCTCAGCCGCATTTTCGGCACGCAGCAGAGTCGGCGTATACGACGGCGTTTTGGGTTCTCGGGGTCCaccaggtgctgctgagagcCGGCCGGAGAAACCCGTTTCCACTACGGATCAGGAGAAGCTGCGCAAGATCAAGGAGAG ACTGCTGCTGGAGGATTCTGACGAGGACGAAGGCGACCTGTGCCGAATCTGCCAGATGGGGCGGGAATCCGCTTCCAACCCCCTGATTCAGCCGTGCCGCTGCACGGGCAGCCTGCTGCACGTCCACCAGGACTGCATCCAGAGGTGGCTTCGCTCCAAAATCGGCTCTG GCACAAACCTTGAGGCCATCACAACATGTGAACTCTGCAAGGAGAAACTGCGTTTGAACATAGACAACTTTGACATCCAGGAGTTATACAGGACCCACGTGCAA TCGGAATACAATGATTTCATCAGCAGCGGCCTTtacctggtggtgctgctgcattTCTGTGAGCAGAGGTTCTCCGATGTCCTGGGTGCAGTCGACGCTGCTGGG TTATTCAACCTGGTGAGCATTCTTCATGAACACATGGACGATCTTGAAA TTCCCCACGGGGAAAGCGACGAGGAGATACGAGACAACAGACCATCCATTGACTTCTCTGACCTGGACGACGATCTCGAAGACGAGTACTAA